One window of the Granulicella arctica genome contains the following:
- a CDS encoding glycosyltransferase family 2 protein translates to MGTMNPKPQVTCILVNWNRWQDTLECLEALSKSTYTNVTTIVVDNGSTDDSVSRIKVAYPAVLLLESGSNLGFAGGNNIGIRKSLENGADFVWLLNNDTKPAPDALAALVGKALSGPKIGAVSSVCYYASTPSVVQVWAGAQLNLWIGYGKNSTEPHPDTWFDSLYGASMLITTDALREVGLLDQGFFHYWEETEFCLRLRKNRWRLAAAPDSHILHKVGKSTGDRYLLDRYFTASGLRLLRRHSPAPVLAMILFVLIRMTRRILRLRFALCRSVWEGVQDYRHSSHIPQIH, encoded by the coding sequence ATGGGTACGATGAATCCCAAACCTCAAGTGACTTGTATCCTCGTCAACTGGAATCGCTGGCAAGACACCTTGGAATGCCTTGAAGCACTCAGCAAGAGTACGTATACCAATGTGACTACGATTGTCGTGGACAATGGTTCAACGGATGATTCTGTGTCCCGAATTAAAGTTGCTTACCCAGCCGTATTGCTACTCGAAAGCGGTAGCAATTTAGGGTTTGCGGGCGGGAACAACATTGGCATCCGTAAATCACTAGAGAATGGAGCCGACTTTGTCTGGCTGCTGAACAATGACACGAAGCCGGCTCCTGACGCGCTTGCGGCGCTCGTTGGCAAGGCGCTAAGTGGCCCTAAGATCGGTGCCGTTTCCTCCGTCTGCTATTACGCCAGTACCCCATCAGTCGTGCAGGTCTGGGCAGGTGCTCAATTGAATCTGTGGATTGGCTATGGCAAAAACAGCACAGAGCCTCACCCTGATACATGGTTTGATTCGCTCTATGGCGCAAGTATGTTAATCACGACCGATGCACTGCGCGAGGTTGGACTGCTGGATCAGGGCTTCTTTCATTACTGGGAGGAAACCGAATTTTGTTTACGTCTACGCAAGAATAGATGGCGGCTTGCGGCCGCTCCCGACTCACACATCCTGCATAAAGTCGGAAAGAGCACGGGAGATCGATACTTGCTTGATCGATACTTCACTGCTTCCGGTTTGCGCCTTCTCCGTCGTCACTCTCCTGCTCCCGTACTAGCGATGATCCTGTTTGTGTTGATACGCATGACACGGAGGATCTTGCGTCTTCGTTTCGCACTCTGCAGGAGCGTCTGGGAAGGTGTCCAGGACTATCGTCATTCGTCCCATATTCCCCAAATTCACTAA
- a CDS encoding glycosyltransferase has product MPPLLIQCVVVLYECSLEESRTLNSLATVWRKDSGLAKQIALLIYDNSPHPQHFDLGGFECGIIEYRRALTNGGLVPAYNEALVSARKREINWLLLLDQDTTIHSDLLPALLAAIKSPPDDDVFAIVPKLLQQGHLISPQIVGKFRNYDYPVTMSGVSQKHLTALNSATCLRVEAVTALGGFPGVYWLDFLDHVMFHRLNTAHGRTLVLDVGIEHRLSIKSIENEMSLHRYTNVLAAEWRFVRETGWGNGTLTHRLRLLKRALNYALTLTDKAYAAKTLRAAFAW; this is encoded by the coding sequence ATGCCACCACTCCTTATCCAATGCGTCGTCGTTCTTTACGAGTGTTCACTTGAAGAGTCGCGAACGCTGAACTCTCTGGCGACGGTATGGCGGAAGGATAGCGGTCTCGCAAAACAGATCGCGTTACTCATCTACGATAACTCCCCGCATCCTCAGCACTTCGACCTTGGGGGTTTCGAGTGCGGCATTATTGAATACCGCCGCGCCCTAACGAATGGCGGACTAGTTCCTGCCTACAACGAGGCGTTAGTCTCTGCACGTAAGCGCGAGATCAACTGGTTGCTTCTGCTCGATCAAGATACAACCATCCATTCGGATCTTCTGCCAGCCCTATTAGCCGCTATTAAATCGCCACCCGATGATGACGTATTTGCAATTGTGCCCAAACTTCTGCAACAAGGACATTTGATCTCTCCCCAGATCGTAGGGAAATTTAGAAACTATGACTACCCCGTCACGATGTCAGGAGTATCACAGAAGCACTTGACTGCACTGAACTCCGCGACGTGCCTCCGGGTTGAAGCTGTGACTGCGCTTGGTGGCTTTCCCGGAGTTTATTGGCTCGATTTTCTAGATCATGTTATGTTTCATCGACTTAACACTGCACACGGACGCACCTTGGTTCTTGATGTTGGGATAGAGCATCGGCTGTCGATCAAGAGTATAGAGAATGAAATGTCTCTCCATCGCTATACCAACGTGCTCGCCGCCGAATGGCGTTTTGTGCGCGAAACTGGTTGGGGAAACGGCACACTTACCCATCGTCTACGACTCTTAAAACGTGCCCTGAACTATGCGCTCACCTTGACAGACAAAGCTTACGCAGCAAAGACCTTGCGGGCTGCCTTCGCTTGGTGA